One window of the Trifolium pratense cultivar HEN17-A07 linkage group LG2, ARS_RC_1.1, whole genome shotgun sequence genome contains the following:
- the LOC123905296 gene encoding uncharacterized protein LOC123905296, with amino-acid sequence MECKTAKEMWTTLQTHHEGTSHIKETRIDIGVRKFELFEMNNSETIDQMYGRFTVIINELNSLGKKYTTHERIRKLLRCLPEEWRHIVTAITVAKDLKTMDLEDFIGSLKAHEAILQEKKPALESQVEENLKREITCDEENPLQQDDEEEMAFLSRRIQKLMMRRNQIKRSFPSRRNETDLSQVKCYGCNQTGHYKNECPKLRQRKPPYNKSMMATWDDLEELPEEEEANVCLMTRTDFDEVNLEPCSSCMKTEKLFDNLLYDSQITAQKYDQLKIELTRVIQEKDEYKTKNKILEETLEKAQHDLDKVYKLKENLELKQSVSVLEKDITKCVKTTETFENIIGVQQRVVDKDGIVKKKPWYLDSGCSRHMTGDRHSFLSLEEKEGGTVTFGNNEKASIKGKGIIGKINSAKLENVHYVEGLEHNLISISQLCDNGLEVIFKTHTCEIKQISTGKTLFNGSRKKNVYVIYLDELPVESCFVSLEKDKWIWHKRAGHVNMRTIAKLSQLDLVRGLPKISFDKDKLCESCTKGKQTKSSFKPKDFISTKRPLELLHIDLFGPVKTTSLGGKNYGFVIVDDYSRYTWVLF; translated from the exons ATGGAATGCAAGACGGCCAAAGAAATGTGGACCACTCTTCAAACACACCATGAAGGAACCAGCCACATAAAAGAAACAAGGATTGACATAGGAGTACGAAAGTTTGAACTGTTTGAAATGAATAACAGTGAAACTATAGATCAAATGTATGGAAGGTTTACAGTCATCATAAATGAGCTAAATTCTCTTGGTAAAAAATATACCACACATGAGAGAATAAGAAAGCTACTAAGATGTCTACCAGAAGAATGGAGACACATAGTAACTGCAATAACTGTAGCAAAAGATCTCAAAACAATGGATCTGGAAGATTTCATTGGatctttaaaagctcatgaagcaATACTTCAAGAGAAGAAACCAGCTCTAGAATCACAAGTAGAAGAAAACTTAAAAAGGGAAATAACATGTGATGAAGAGAATCCTCTTcaacaagatgatgaggaagaaATGGCTTTTCTCTCAAGAAGAATCCAAAAGctaatgatgagaagaaatcaaatcaaaagatCATTCCCATCAAGAAGAAATGAAACAGACTTAAGTCAAGTAAAATGCTACGGATGCAATCAAACTGGAcattacaaaaatgaatgtccAAAGCTAAGGCAAAGAAAACCTCCCTACAACAAATCCATGATGGCTACATGGGACGATCTAGAAGAATtaccagaagaagaagaagcaaatgttTGCCTAATGACCAGAACTGACTTTGATGAGGTAAACCTTGAACCTTGTTCATCATGCATGAAAactgaaaaattatttgataatctcttatatGATTCACAAATTACTGCTCAAAAATATGATCAACTTAAAATTGAACTTACTAGAGTAATTcaagaaaaagatgaatataaaactaaaaataaaattttagaagaAACTTTGGAAAAAGCTCAGCATGATCTAGATAaagtttataagttaaaagaaaaCTTAGAACTAAAACAAAGTGTTTCAGTTTTAGAAAAAGACATAACCAAATGTGTGAAAACTActgaaacttttgaaaatattataggAGTTCAACAAAGAGTTGTTGATAAAGATGGAATAG TCAAGAAAAAGCcatggtacttggacagtggcTGCTCGAGGCACATGACCGGAGACAGACACAGCTTCCTTTCCCTTGAGGAAAAGGAAGGAGGAACCGTTACCTTTGGTAATAATGAAAAAGCTAGTATCAAAGGTAAAGGTATAATAGGTAAAATTAATTCTGCTAAATTAGAAAATGTTCATTATGTAGAGGGTCTAGAACATAACTTaataagtattagtcaactgTGTGATAATGGTCTTGaagtaatttttaaaactcATACATGTGAAATTAAGCAAATATCTACTGGAAAAACTCTTTTTAATGGATCAAGAAAAAAGAATGTATATGTCATATATCTAGATGAACTGCCTGTTGAGTCATGTTTTGTATCTCTTGAAAAGGATAAAtggatttggcacaaaaggGCAGGACATGTAAATATGAGGACAATTGCAAAACTTTCTCaacttgatctagtaagaggATTACCAAAGATAAGTTTTGACAAAGATAAATTATGTGAAAGTTGTACaaaaggaaaacaaaccaaaagtaGTTTTAAACCTAAAGACTTTATTTCAACTAAAAGACCTCTTGAATTACTTCACATAGATTTGTTTGGACCTGTCAAAACTACTAGTCTAGGTGGTAAAAATTATGgctttgttattgttgatgactactcTAGATACACATgggttttgttttga